In the genome of Delphinus delphis chromosome 15, mDelDel1.2, whole genome shotgun sequence, one region contains:
- the KCNK15 gene encoding potassium channel subfamily K member 15: MRKQSVRTAALILCILSYLLVGAAVFDALESEAESGRKRLLAQKRSELRRKYGFSTEDYRELERLARQAEPHRAGRQWKFAGSFYFAITVITTIGYGHAAPGTDSGKVFCMFYALLGIPLTLVTFQSLGERLNALMRRLLLAAKRCLGLRRPHVSTENMVVAGLLVCAATLALGAAAFAHFEGWTFFHAYYYCFITLTTIGFGDFVALQNDEALQRKPPYVVFSFLYILLGLTVIGAFLNLVVLRFLAASADAPERAARPLRRGAPESRGPALLRRPAHPAGSTSISYRIHQLELQARDNLGFSPPASPGAGGGGGGGGGCRAGRPLARRKSI; this comes from the exons ATGAGGAAGCAGAGTGTGCGCACCGCCGCGCTCATCCTGTGCATCCTGTCCTACCTGCTGGTGGGCGCCGCCGTCTTCGACGCGCTCGAGTCCGAGGCGGAGAGCGGCCGCAAGCGGCTGCTGGCCCAGAAGCGGAGCGAGTTGCGGAGGAAGTACGGCTTCTCGACCGAGGATTACCGCGAGCTGGAGCGCCTGGCGCGGCAAGCCGAGCCGCACCGCGCCGGCCGCCAGTGGAAGTTCGCCGGCTCCTTCTACTTCGCCATCACCGTCATCACCACCATCG GGTACGGTCACGCCGCGCCGGGCACGGACTCGGGCAAGGTCTTCTGCATGTTCTATGCGCTCCTGGGCATCCCCCTGACGCTGGTCACCTTCCAGAGCCTGGGTGAGCGGCTGAACGCGCTGATGCGGCGCCTCCTGCTGGCGGCCAAGCGCTGCCTGGGCCTGCGGCGGCCGCACGTGTCCACCGAGAATATGGTGGTGGCCGGGCTGCTGGTGTGCGCGGCCACCCTGGCCCTCGGGGCCGCCGCCTTCGCGCATTTCGAGGGCTGGACCTTCTTCCACGCCTACTACTACTGCTTCATCACCCTCACCACCATCGGCTTTGGCGACTTCGTCGCGCTGCAGAACGACGAGGCGCTGCAGAGGAAGCCGCCCTACGTGGTCTTCAGCTTCCTCTACATCCTCCTGGGGCTCACGGTCATCGGCGCTTTCCTCAACCTGGTGGTCCTGCGCTTCCTGGCGGCCAGCGCGGACGCGCCCGAGCGTGCTGCCCGCCCGCTCCGCCGGGGGGCGCCCGAGAGCCGAGGCCCCGCCCTGCTCCgccgccccgcccaccccgccgGCTCCACCTCCATCTCCTACCGCATCCACCAGCTGGAGTTGCAGGCCCGCGACAATCTGGGCTTCTCGCCCCCCGCGAGCCCTGGGgctggaggcggcggcggcggcggcggcggctgcaggGCAGGCAGGCCCCTGGCCCGGCGTAAGTCCATCTGA